A single window of Rhodamnia argentea isolate NSW1041297 chromosome 5, ASM2092103v1, whole genome shotgun sequence DNA harbors:
- the LOC115733172 gene encoding disease resistance protein At4g27190-like — MSADSAVSIAWDLFKIVFVPIKHQFAYVLCSKRYADGLRKEVRNLEYEDVRVRNAEEEARNNLRNVHEWVPEFLATVAKALQEAKDLLGKFEEASKNCCRGALPDPICRYQFSREAKHKTDDIQKLIQDNSNREISFSLPAPGNVTALTPGRREGKEVMQSTTVTASASSASTAIKDDGVFKSRAQIIRDIMDALADNSNRVVGVYGMGGVGKSTLLVDAERRLREEKLFDLVAKADVSENPDIKKIQGEIAHALGLSDIKNEDIVSVRAELLRTRLEKEEREKKKVLIILDNLWKGLDLRSVGIPCGHDNKVIGCKLLLTSRNRDVLRREMGCDRDFLLGELQEEEAKELFERIVGDKVPVDEFKPLADEALHKCAGVPFLILAIAKRFKDAGLSEWKDTLKRIEMSKDKGINDVINKMLQLSYDDLEEEVKLTLRLCVVYGVSEPSLENLVRYGVGLGLYAEYSSIEEARNRLSSIIRTLQASSLLLENGDGDSFKIHDLVREFVASVASRDLPLLVLKEKQKFVTKLPKDKVNNCRAICFPYVDMIELPKDLDCPELQMFLLFTNNESLNVPDSLFKSMRKLMVLSLTGIHLARLPSSFQSLVILHTLCLHRCTLDDVAILGELKELRILSFMSSRIRRLPKEIGQLVELGLLDLSYCFWLEIIEPGVLGSLINLEELYMERIFHRWNAVEQTTPTNACLIELNRMEKLRTLHMQFYDPNVLPGDLNLEKLTKYEIQIGYWPGLLKYKGSRTLVLTLHKKSDVLRKGCIQSILGKTENLFLQWLNEIEQSICALSRKGFSKLKHLQIEDSPSAHYILQSTSHTNFNTLESLILKNLTNLEKICYGHISSKSFGALKVVRVERCHNMEFLFPLSVARELLQLEEVEVVNCRTVQGIVEAHDCGKCELPMLRVLKLRGLPNIKNFFTAETAPSSSTSGDPTGTQIAFFNGQQVAFPRLETLKITGLDNLKYMFSPSMVKSLTQLRELSISYCVKMETIVTEEEGWGIETSETLAFSNLIDLHLQHLESLTCFSCQKCSREARSRDRVKSYSRALFNREVHD, encoded by the exons atgtcTGCCGATTCTGCCGTTTCAATTGCGTGGGATCTCTTCAAGATCGTGTTTGTTCCCATCAAGCATCAGTTCGCATACGTGCTGTGCTCCAAGAGATACGCCGACGGTCTTCGGAAGGAAGTCAGGAATCTGGAGTACGAGGATGTGAGGGTCCGCAATGCTGAGGAAGAGGCCAGAAACAATCTTCGGAATGTCCACGAATGGGTCCCAGAGTTTCTGGCAACTGTTGCGAAGGCCTTGCAGGAGGCGAAGGACCTGTTGGGCAAATTCGAAGAGGCGAGCAAGAATTGCTGCCGCGGGGCTCTTCCTGACCCCATttgtcgctatcagttcagcCGGGAGGCCAAGCACAAGACCGATGACATTCAGAAACTCATTCAAGACAACAGTAACAGGGAGATCTCCTTCAGCCTTCCTGCTCCGGGGAATGTCACTGCTCTGACTCCGGGCAGGAGAGAGGGCAAAGAAGTCATGCAGTCGACCACTGTGACGGCCTCTGCTTCTTCTGCCTCTACTGCGATTAAGGACGATGGTGTCTTCAAATCCAGAGCTCAGATCATAAGGGACATCATGGACGCTCTTGCTGATAACAGCAACCGAGTGGTCGGGGTTTACGGGATGGGCGGGGTtggcaagtccacccttttggTGGATGCCGAAAGGAGACTAAGGGAAGAAAAGTTGTTCGACCTGGTTGCTAAGGCCGACGTGTCAGAAAATCCAGACATCAAGAAgattcaaggagagattgcGCATGCGTTGGGCCTTAGTGACATAAAGAACGAAGATATTGTCAGCGTGCGAGCGGAGCTTCTGCGCACAAGGTTGGaaaaggaggagagggagaaaaagaaggtgctcataatactggacaactTGTGGAAGGGGCTGGACTTGAGATCAGTcggcattccttgcggacaCGACAACAAAGTCATAGGGTGCAAGTTGCTGTTGACGTCGAGAAATCGAGATGTTTTGCGAAGGGAAATGGGCTGCGACAGGGACTTCCTCCTTGGTGAGctgcaggaggaggaggcaaaagaattgttcGAGAGGATTGTGGGGGACAAAGTTCCCGTTGACGAGTTCAAACCCTTAGCGGATGAAGCGCTCCACAAATGCGCAGGTGTGCCTTTCCTAATTCTCGCAATTGCAAAACGTTTTAAAGACGCTGGTTTATCTGAATGGAAGGACACTTTGAAAAGAATCGAGATGTCTAAAGATAAAGGAATCAATGATGTGATAAATAAGATGTTGCAACTGAGTTATGATGATTTAGAAGAGGAGGTGAAGTTAACACTACGGCTCTGTGTTGTTTATGGTGTGTCCGAGCCCTCTCTGGAAAATCTGGTGAGGTACGGCGTGGGTTTGGGGTTATACGCAGAATATAGTAGCATCGAGGAAGCTAGGAATAGGTTGAGCTCAATAATACGGACTCTTCAAGCATCTTCCCTTTTGCTAGAGAATGGAGATGGGGACAGTTTTAAGATACATGATTTGGTTCGTGAGTTTGTTGCCTCTGTCGCTTCAAGAGATCTACCTCTTCTTGTGttgaaagaaaaacagaagttCGTAACAAAGTTGCCAAAGGACAAGGTCAATAATTGTAGGGCGATATGCTTTCCCTACGTAGACATGATTGAGCTTCCCAAAGACTTAGATTGCCCTGAATTGCAGATGTTTTTGTTGTTCACAAACAATGAATCTCTTAACGTTCCAGATTCATTATTTAAGTCTATGAGGAAACTCATGGTCTTAAGTCTTACTGGGATACATCTCGCTCGTTTGCCTTCGTCGTTTCAGTCGCTGGTGATCTTGCACACTTTGTGTCTTCATCGTTGTACGTTAGACGATGTAGCCATTCTAGGCGAGCTAAAAGAGTTACGAATTCTTAGCTTTATGAGCTCCAGAATTCGGCGATTGCCGAAAGAAATTGGGCAACTGGTGGAGCTCGGGTTGTTAGACTTAAGCTATTGTTTTTGGCTTGagataattgaaccgggtgtGCTTGGAAGCTTGATCAATTTAGAGGAGTTGTATATGGAGCGTATCTTTCATCGATGGAATGCCGTGGAGCAAACTACACCAACTAATGCCTGTCTGATTGAATTGAATCGCATGGAGAAACTCCGCACTTTGCATATGCAGTTTTACGATCCGAACGTGCTTCCGGGGGATCTAAACCTCGAGAAATTGACCAAGTATGAAATCCAAATAGGATATTGGCCGGGGTTGCTCAAGTACAAAGGATCGAGGACATTGGTGCTCACTTTGCATAAAAAAAGTGATGTTCTTCGAAAAGGATGCATACAAAGCATCTTAGGCAAAACTGAGAATTTGTTTTTGCAGTGGTTGAATGAAATTGAGCAAAGTATTTGCGCGTTATCCAGAAAAGGTTTCTCAAAATTAAAGCATCTACAGATCGAGGATAGCCCCTCCGCCCATTACATCCTCCAATCAACATCccatacaaattttaatacgtTGGAGTCGTTAATTCTCAAGAATCTCACCAACTTGGAGAAAATATGCTATGGACATATCTCCTCTAAGTCCTTCGGTGCATTGAAAGTAGTCCGGGTTGAAAGATGCCACAATATGGAATTTTTATTTCCTCTTTCAGTGGCGAGAGAACTTCTACAGCTAGAAGAGGTTGAAGTTGTCAATTGCAGGACAGTGCAGGGGATTGTAGAAGCTCATGATTGTGGCAAATGTGAGTTGCCTATGTTGCGTGTGTTGAAATTGCGTGGGTTGCCAAATATCAAGAACTTTTTCACCGCCGAGACAGCTCCTTCGAGTAGCACATCAGGCGACCCAACAGGCACTCAAATTGCATTCTTCAACgggcaacag GTTGCCTTTCCGAGATTGGAGACATTAAAAATCACTGGCTTGGATAACCTCAAATATATGTTTTCcccatccatggttaaatctcTCACACAACTGAGGGAACTAAGCATAAGCTATTGCGTGAAGATGGAGACGATCgttacggaggaagaaggatggGGAATAGAAACATCAGAAACTCTGGCATTCTCGAATTTAATTGATTTACACCTACAACATTTGGAAAGTTTGACGTGCTTCTCTTGCCaaaagt GTTCACGAGAAGCTCGAAGTCGGGACCGCGTCAAATCATACTCCCGTGCACTCTTTAATCGAGAGGTACATGATTAA